A window from Photobacterium sp. DA100 encodes these proteins:
- a CDS encoding aldo/keto reductase produces MNINDKAPFETYVADGQRYQEMQYRRCGNSGVQLPALSLGLWHNFGQVDSFANSRAVMRAAFDLGITHFDLANNYGPPYGSAEETFGRLIELDFKRYRDELFVSTKAGYDMWPGPYGNGGSRKYLISSLDQSLKRMNLDYVDVYYHHRPDPNTPIEETAMALDSLVRQGKALYIGLSNYNTEQTRQALEVFKQLGTPCTIQQSEYSMLNQTVEKGLLDLLGDKKVGMIAFSPLAQGALTNKYLNEKPVDSRANREHSYFDHQLLKEQLPKITALAKIAASRGQSLAQMSLAWLLNDIRVTSVLIGASSVQQLSENVASLQHSQFSEEELATIRAILATKE; encoded by the coding sequence ATGAATATAAATGATAAAGCCCCCTTTGAAACGTATGTTGCTGATGGGCAACGTTACCAAGAGATGCAATATCGTCGTTGTGGCAATAGTGGTGTGCAATTGCCCGCGCTGTCACTTGGGCTTTGGCATAATTTTGGCCAAGTTGATAGTTTTGCAAATTCACGCGCAGTAATGAGGGCGGCATTTGATCTGGGCATTACCCATTTCGACTTGGCAAATAATTATGGTCCCCCTTATGGATCAGCGGAAGAGACATTTGGTCGTTTAATAGAACTTGATTTTAAACGCTATCGCGATGAGTTATTTGTGTCGACAAAAGCTGGCTACGATATGTGGCCTGGCCCATATGGCAATGGGGGTTCTCGAAAATACCTCATCTCTAGTTTGGATCAATCACTGAAAAGAATGAACTTGGATTACGTTGATGTGTATTACCATCATCGACCGGATCCAAATACTCCGATAGAAGAAACGGCAATGGCGCTTGATAGCTTAGTTAGGCAAGGCAAAGCATTATACATTGGCTTATCTAATTACAATACTGAACAAACTCGTCAAGCATTAGAAGTATTTAAGCAACTGGGTACACCTTGTACTATTCAACAATCTGAATATTCGATGTTGAATCAGACGGTAGAAAAAGGCCTCCTTGATCTGTTGGGTGATAAAAAGGTAGGGATGATAGCGTTTTCACCATTAGCACAAGGAGCGTTAACCAATAAATACTTGAATGAAAAGCCGGTTGATAGTCGTGCCAACCGAGAGCATTCATACTTTGACCATCAATTACTAAAGGAACAGCTCCCCAAGATCACAGCATTGGCAAAAATTGCCGCATCTCGCGGTCAGTCTCTTGCCCAAATGTCGTTGGCATGGCTACTCAATGACATAAGAGTTACTTCAGTTCTTATTGGTGCGAGTAGTGTCCAACAGTTATCTGAAAACGTCGCATCACTGCAACATTCCCAGTTCAGCGAAGAGGAGCTAGCCACAATTAGAGCCATTTTAGCTACAAAGGAATAA
- a CDS encoding adenylosuccinate synthase → MSSIVVVGANWGDEGKGRIVDFLAEQASASIRFQGGNNAGHTVVNDLGTFKLHQLPSGVFNPDCLAVLGPGMVISPEPLSTELAEVKAAGVNVNLCISDRATLCLPLHALEDTLEEVRLGDAAYGSTRQGIAPAYGDRVMKKGILVGWLKQPEVLRERIQFWMDWKLPQLKALYPSFEFSQTAQEMTDWLLEVSEPWRDAICNVTLPLKALQAENQNLLFEAQLGAGRDLTYGEYPWTTSSNVVSMYAGIGSGLPALRPERVIAVAKAFSSSVGTGTLITAMEEQDAFREAAGEFGATTGRPRDMGYFDAVATQNGVELQAATEIALTKLDCLSGLSDLKICVAYDGDHSENPIWPQTAALAPVYEQMEGWSEDITGCRKFEELPKAAQDYVLRIEELMGVPVKMVSVGPGREQMIMR, encoded by the coding sequence ATGTCGTCTATCGTTGTTGTTGGTGCAAACTGGGGTGATGAAGGCAAGGGCCGAATCGTTGATTTCCTTGCCGAGCAAGCCTCTGCAAGTATTCGTTTCCAAGGTGGTAATAATGCTGGCCACACTGTGGTTAACGATCTGGGAACGTTCAAGCTGCACCAGTTGCCAAGCGGCGTATTTAACCCTGACTGTCTTGCGGTGCTAGGCCCTGGTATGGTTATCAGTCCTGAGCCTCTATCTACCGAGCTAGCCGAAGTGAAAGCTGCTGGGGTTAACGTAAACCTTTGCATTTCAGACCGTGCGACCTTGTGTCTTCCACTCCACGCTCTTGAAGATACTCTAGAAGAAGTGCGCTTGGGTGATGCAGCCTACGGTTCAACCCGTCAGGGCATAGCACCAGCTTATGGCGACCGCGTTATGAAAAAAGGTATTTTGGTCGGTTGGCTGAAGCAGCCAGAAGTACTGCGCGAGCGAATCCAGTTCTGGATGGACTGGAAACTACCACAGCTAAAAGCCCTTTACCCGAGCTTTGAGTTCAGCCAGACAGCCCAAGAAATGACCGACTGGTTGCTGGAAGTGTCTGAACCTTGGCGTGATGCGATCTGCAATGTGACCTTGCCGCTAAAAGCGCTGCAGGCTGAAAACCAGAACCTGCTGTTTGAAGCCCAGCTTGGTGCTGGCCGTGACTTGACCTACGGTGAATACCCATGGACAACATCGTCTAACGTTGTCTCTATGTATGCCGGTATCGGTAGTGGCTTGCCAGCCCTTCGCCCAGAGCGTGTAATAGCTGTAGCCAAAGCATTTAGCTCGTCGGTCGGTACGGGCACGCTGATCACAGCAATGGAAGAGCAAGATGCTTTCCGTGAAGCCGCCGGTGAGTTCGGTGCCACAACGGGCCGTCCACGAGACATGGGCTACTTCGATGCCGTAGCAACCCAGAATGGTGTAGAGCTGCAGGCGGCAACTGAAATCGCCCTGACCAAGCTTGATTGCCTAAGCGGCCTGAGCGATCTGAAAATCTGTGTGGCATACGATGGTGACCACAGTGAGAACCCAATCTGGCCTCAAACTGCCGCGCTTGCGCCTGTTTATGAGCAGATGGAAGGCTGGAGCGAAGACATCACCGGTTGCCGCAAGTTTGAAGAGCTGCCAAAAGCTGCGCAGGATTACGTATTGCGCATTGAAGAGCTGATGGGAGTACCGGTGAAAATGGTTTCTGTTGGTCCTGGCCGTGAACAGATGATCATGCGCTAA
- a CDS encoding YdcH family protein, translating to MLGEDHSLLSEFPQFKDTIFNLSANNDVFAKDAIKYDSLDKEIRELELSGSPIDDVAMHQLKHQRAELKDSLHQRLLSGN from the coding sequence ATGTTAGGAGAAGATCACTCATTACTCAGCGAGTTTCCGCAGTTCAAAGATACTATTTTCAACTTATCCGCAAACAACGATGTGTTTGCCAAAGATGCAATAAAGTACGATTCTCTGGATAAGGAAATTCGCGAACTGGAGCTCAGCGGCTCCCCTATCGATGATGTTGCCATGCACCAACTCAAGCACCAGAGAGCCGAATTAAAAGACTCGCTTCACCAACGTTTGCTAAGCGGCAACTAA
- a CDS encoding universal stress protein codes for MKLNRLLVTIAPEQPLNDSFHQAFWFANQCSARVILLTVIEELCELKEVANYSDTAVNIIEEAQKFYHRQLNQHVEVLKTQYPNITFDTHVRIGIPHIEIVKEAKSSMASMVIIDSTRADKKTACQRGRNTLNVIRKSEVPIWSISSYSKPIEQVVAAIDLSNIEYQEFNKKLVALAIEYCEITGADLTLCHAWRLDSEGYLRKWSGYDDNDIEQLSQKMKQERIERLKSLLVPHQNSPVNTKIEIVEGEAREVLPLYASAKGVDVVILGSLSRTGIAGFLMGNTAESMINQLSCSVLTLKPDSFESPVE; via the coding sequence ATGAAACTCAATCGACTATTGGTTACCATTGCTCCTGAGCAACCCCTCAACGATTCCTTTCACCAAGCATTTTGGTTTGCCAACCAATGTTCTGCACGGGTCATCCTGCTGACAGTTATAGAAGAGCTCTGTGAGTTAAAGGAGGTGGCCAATTATTCAGATACTGCGGTCAATATTATCGAAGAGGCCCAAAAGTTTTACCACCGACAGTTAAATCAACACGTTGAGGTGCTCAAGACCCAATACCCCAACATCACTTTTGACACTCACGTTCGTATCGGCATTCCGCACATTGAAATCGTCAAGGAAGCCAAATCATCGATGGCCAGTATGGTCATTATCGATTCAACTCGGGCAGATAAAAAAACGGCCTGCCAGCGAGGCCGCAATACCTTAAATGTAATACGTAAATCCGAAGTCCCAATCTGGTCGATTAGCTCCTATTCCAAGCCTATCGAGCAAGTTGTAGCCGCCATCGATCTTAGCAATATCGAATATCAAGAGTTTAATAAAAAACTGGTTGCCCTTGCGATTGAGTATTGCGAAATAACGGGTGCCGATTTAACACTGTGCCACGCCTGGCGGCTCGACTCCGAAGGCTACCTGAGAAAGTGGAGCGGCTATGACGATAATGATATCGAACAGCTCTCGCAGAAAATGAAACAAGAGCGGATAGAACGGCTAAAGTCGTTATTGGTCCCACACCAAAACAGTCCGGTCAATACGAAAATTGAGATTGTCGAAGGGGAAGCCAGAGAAGTGCTACCGCTATACGCATCAGCAAAAGGTGTCGATGTAGTGATCCTCGGCTCGCTCTCACGTACCGGTATCGCCGGTTTCCTGATGGGCAATACGGCAGAATCAATGATCAATCAACTAAGCTGCTCAGTACTAACGCTCAAGCCAGATTCCTTCGAATCACCTGTCGAATAG
- a CDS encoding LysR family transcriptional regulator, whose protein sequence is MRNHKKLERMMLFNAVAKELSFTTAAKSLDISRGHLSNQITLLEKEMGVALLIRSTRSVRLTQEGQAVFEGMKIIQKALWDIERSTEQSDASIEGLIKITAPRLFCKTFLLDAIVEFKQSYPHVTFSIDCSYSKFDLIESDFDLAIRSTTKPPENMVAKKIFDYQHQCYVSQSYLKTHGPVKSIDDLSNHNCLVDSETTTWGFGNSTIPLKRWLDVNDHELLVKLAVEGYGVIRIADYSVASEVNRKQLIPLFEGAETERYEMYLLYPHIVHRPNRVAMFIQFLQQYLITK, encoded by the coding sequence ATGAGAAACCACAAAAAACTTGAGCGTATGATGCTATTTAATGCTGTAGCAAAGGAGCTCAGCTTTACCACCGCAGCTAAATCGTTGGACATCTCTCGTGGCCACCTATCAAATCAAATTACTTTGCTAGAAAAAGAGATGGGTGTAGCACTTCTCATTCGGTCTACTCGCTCCGTACGCCTTACACAGGAAGGGCAAGCTGTGTTTGAAGGAATGAAGATAATTCAAAAAGCGCTGTGGGATATAGAGAGAAGCACAGAGCAAAGTGATGCCTCTATCGAAGGGCTAATAAAAATTACCGCACCAAGACTGTTCTGCAAGACGTTTCTATTGGATGCTATAGTCGAGTTTAAACAATCTTACCCTCACGTCACTTTTTCCATTGACTGTAGTTACAGCAAGTTTGATCTTATCGAAAGTGATTTTGACCTCGCCATTAGGTCGACGACTAAACCACCAGAAAATATGGTAGCAAAGAAGATATTCGATTATCAGCACCAGTGTTATGTATCTCAAAGCTACCTAAAGACTCACGGCCCAGTGAAGAGTATTGATGACCTGAGCAATCACAACTGCTTAGTAGATAGCGAGACAACTACATGGGGTTTCGGCAATAGCACTATTCCCCTAAAACGCTGGCTAGATGTTAACGATCATGAGTTGCTAGTGAAATTAGCAGTGGAAGGATATGGAGTGATTCGAATCGCAGACTATTCGGTGGCTAGTGAAGTGAACAGGAAACAACTGATCCCTTTGTTTGAAGGTGCTGAAACAGAACGGTATGAAATGTATCTACTCTATCCCCACATTGTTCATAGACCAAATAGAGTAGCCATGTTCATTCAGTTTTTGCAGCAGTACCTCATCACAAAATAA
- a CDS encoding conjugal transfer protein TraF, translated as MVTVKRAAAGIAMVSLSLPAAASTTLSDTRSVGMGGAGVASANYLTASFHNPALATQNKNYDRFGMILPVVGGRVYDGNDLHDRVDAFQDLNDQLAGNPDLQDEWIAALKGLDNERIDGDANIGMVIAIPNRVVSTNFFVSSHVTALVTTDIDENDLNNQEIVNSSAQGIAGGTVDIGFTFAKEFIFLERDLSLGFSPKFQQILTYNYQDTIDTFDNDDFDIGSDYVDKSAFNADLGVAYALSRNVMLGASAKNLFSQSLKTNISNGSQATFEVNTQYTAAIAYNHPRFTVAADVDLNSNKPFKEHTYKTQFARVGLEADAWRMAQLRLGYIHSMTDYADDVLTAGIGLKPFGKFGLDIAALYGKDDSYGASAQLVFHF; from the coding sequence ATGGTGACAGTGAAAAGAGCGGCTGCAGGGATCGCAATGGTTTCTTTGTCGCTCCCAGCGGCGGCTTCAACCACACTTTCCGACACACGCAGTGTAGGGATGGGCGGTGCCGGGGTTGCATCAGCCAATTACCTGACGGCGAGCTTTCATAATCCAGCGCTGGCCACACAGAATAAAAACTATGATCGTTTTGGCATGATCCTCCCTGTGGTTGGAGGCCGTGTCTATGATGGCAATGATCTTCATGACCGGGTCGATGCATTTCAGGACTTGAATGATCAATTGGCAGGCAATCCTGATCTACAGGATGAATGGATTGCTGCACTGAAAGGTCTTGATAACGAGCGCATTGATGGCGATGCCAATATTGGTATGGTCATCGCTATACCCAACCGTGTTGTCAGCACCAACTTTTTTGTATCCAGCCACGTTACGGCACTGGTGACAACAGATATCGATGAGAATGATCTCAATAACCAGGAGATCGTCAACTCTAGCGCCCAAGGTATTGCCGGTGGCACGGTCGATATAGGCTTTACTTTTGCCAAAGAGTTTATTTTTTTGGAACGCGATCTGAGTTTGGGATTTTCGCCGAAGTTCCAGCAAATATTGACTTATAACTACCAAGATACCATTGATACATTCGACAATGATGATTTTGATATCGGCTCAGATTATGTCGATAAGTCAGCGTTCAATGCCGACTTGGGGGTCGCTTACGCGCTTAGCCGCAATGTAATGCTGGGCGCGAGCGCCAAGAACCTCTTTTCTCAGTCGCTTAAAACTAATATCAGTAACGGCAGCCAAGCAACCTTCGAAGTCAATACCCAGTACACTGCTGCGATTGCCTATAATCATCCGCGTTTTACTGTTGCTGCCGATGTCGATCTCAACAGCAATAAACCTTTCAAAGAGCATACCTATAAAACCCAGTTTGCCCGTGTTGGTCTGGAAGCGGATGCTTGGCGTATGGCACAGCTACGCTTGGGATATATCCACAGCATGACTGACTATGCCGATGATGTCCTAACCGCAGGGATCGGTTTGAAGCCATTTGGTAAATTCGGTTTAGATATCGCAGCCTTGTACGGCAAAGATGACAGCTATGGCGCTTCCGCGCAACTGGTCTTCCACTTCTAA
- a CDS encoding LysR family transcriptional regulator → MLDLNWLNTFVTLARLEHFGKTASELHMTQPNVSLHIKQLEQATRVKLVERNPFRLTQAGERLLQSAQSTLQELQVCQSDLNAINDLSQGTLSIAASDIISRLLLIKPFQSFKREFPGIDLSLFNTTSTQAAELVKSAKADLGFVIAQKESQPLHFTELRQIRWCALGNGLSDWQQQAKEGRSNPSGEEPTLILLGHDTRTRDLIDLALPSLHLPKYRVMEVGSVDAQIDWAEAGFGIAIVPAFSLHPKLNLKSTITPLPDFPTTSLGYIVRQNQVLSRAIKQLLHWVSEEISNSPHGNPTK, encoded by the coding sequence ATGCTTGATCTCAATTGGCTTAATACTTTTGTTACCCTGGCTCGATTAGAGCATTTCGGCAAAACAGCCTCTGAGCTGCACATGACCCAGCCTAACGTCAGCTTGCATATCAAGCAGTTGGAACAAGCCACCCGGGTGAAGTTGGTCGAGCGCAACCCGTTTCGCCTGACCCAGGCAGGCGAACGCCTACTGCAAAGCGCTCAATCGACGCTGCAAGAGCTGCAAGTATGTCAATCTGATCTCAATGCAATCAATGATTTATCTCAGGGTACGCTCTCAATAGCGGCCAGCGATATTATCTCTCGCCTGTTGCTGATCAAACCCTTTCAGTCATTCAAACGTGAATTTCCCGGAATCGATCTTTCCCTGTTCAACACCACCTCTACCCAAGCCGCCGAACTGGTCAAAAGCGCCAAGGCAGATCTAGGCTTTGTTATTGCTCAGAAAGAGAGCCAGCCATTGCACTTCACCGAACTGCGCCAGATTCGCTGGTGCGCACTGGGGAATGGCTTAAGTGATTGGCAACAGCAAGCCAAAGAAGGAAGGAGCAATCCATCAGGCGAAGAACCCACATTGATCTTATTGGGCCACGACACCCGCACCCGGGATCTGATTGATCTTGCTTTGCCTAGCTTACACTTACCCAAATACCGGGTAATGGAAGTCGGCAGTGTCGACGCCCAAATCGACTGGGCCGAAGCGGGCTTTGGCATCGCCATCGTGCCGGCATTTTCGCTGCATCCGAAGCTCAACCTGAAAAGCACCATTACCCCACTGCCGGACTTCCCGACCACAAGCCTTGGCTATATCGTGCGCCAAAACCAAGTGCTGTCCCGCGCCATCAAGCAGCTATTGCATTGGGTGAGTGAAGAGATTAGCAATTCCCCGCACGGTAACCCTACGAAATAG